Proteins from a genomic interval of Trichoderma breve strain T069 chromosome 2, whole genome shotgun sequence:
- a CDS encoding major facilitator superfamily domain-containing protein — protein MADKEDQVLGHSQSQTSDTAAFDESPNEESGTSIHSLDDREKQDDLDGHRPALQEIRTNTSQANRTLSRRDTVLSRIRSRPDIRFTHPLAHIPTTEDEIVDFDGPDDPYHPLNWPTHKKVLTTALYGLVTMTATWASSAYSAGTQQVAKEFHVGTQVATLGTTLFLFGFGVGPLLWAPLSEVYGRRIAVMAPMFVAICFSFATATAKDLQTIMLTRFWGAFFSSAPVTNTGGVLGDLFSPAYRGIAMAGYAMAVVGGPSLGPIVSAAVTEQSFLGWRWTEYLTGILQAVFLLIAVIFIDESYPPKLLVYKARRLRHESGNWALHAKFEEWDVNVKDLCKKFLVRPVQLLLTPICFLVALYASFCYGILYMQLGGIPIIFHEIRGWGPLVATLPFTCIFLGAIFGCGANVYNQLLYNKAYHAAGNRAVPEKRLPPMMVGSILFSGGQFLMGWTGPQRDIHWIVPCIGLVMLGTGFFTIFQAALNYLVDTFQAYAASAVAANTFLRSCFAGAFPLVVGPLFHNIGVGPGSSITGGFAALLIPVPFFFYKYGKRIRASSKWSKASVYD, from the exons ATGGCAGACAAAGAAGATCAAGTCCTTGGACATTCACAGTCCCAAACCAGTGATACAGCTGCCTTTGACGAAAGCCCAAATGAAGAGAGCGGAACCAGCATTCACAGTCTAGATGACAGAGAAAAGCAAGACGACCTTGATGGTCACCGACCCGCTCTCCAAGAGATCCGGACCAATACATCTCAGGCTA ATCGTACCCTGTCCCGGCGAGACACAGTATTGTCGCGTATTCGTTCGCGACCCGATATTCGGTTTACACATCCCCTTGCGCATATCCCGACAACAGAGGACGAGATTGTCGACTTCGATGGCCCTGATGACCCCTATCACCCTCTCAACTGGCCCACGCACAAAAAGGTGCTTACCACGGCGCTCTATGGCCTTGTTACTATGACAGCGACTTGGGCTTCATCAGCATACTCTGCTGGTACGCAACAGGTCGCCAAAGAATTCCACGTTGGAACACAGGTTGCAACACTGGGAACCACGTTATTcctcttcggcttcggtGTTGGCCCCTTACTATGGGCACCACTGAGTGAAGTCTATGGTCGCCGTATTGCTGTCATGGCTCCCATGTTTGTTGCCATCTGCTTCAGTTTCGCAACTGCTACGGCCAAAGACCTTCAAACTATCATGCTGACTCGGTTCTGGggagccttcttctcatccgcACCTGTTACGAACACGGGCGGTGTACTGGGTGACCTGTTTTCTCCAGCATACAGAGGCATTGCCATGGCTGGCTACGCAATGGCTGTCGTCGGTGGCCCTTCTTTGG GTCCTAttgtctctgctgctgtgaCGGAGCAGTCATTCTTGGGCTGGCGCTGGACCGAATATCTTACAGGAATACTCCAGGCTGTTTTCCTCCTGATtgccgtcatcttcatcgacgaAAGCTACCCCCCAAAACTTCTTGTATACAAGGCGCGTCGGCTGCGCCATGAGAGCGGAAACTGGGCTTTGCACGCCAAATTCGAGGAATGGGATGTCAATGTCAAGGACCTGTGCAAGAAATTCTTGGTTCGCCCGGTGCAGTTGCTCCTGACACCCATTTGCTTCCTCGTCGCCCTCTACGCCAGTTTCTGCTACGGCATTTTGTACATGCAACTAGGCGGCATTCCCATTATCTTCCATGAAATTCGTGGATGGGGCCCCCTGGTCGCTACGTTACCTTTTACATGCATCTTCCTCGGAGCTATTTTTGGATGTGGTGCTAATGTATACAACCAACTCTTGTATAACAAGGCATATCATGCCGCTGGCAACCGAGCAGTTCCCGAAAAGCGTTTACCACCCATGATGGTTGGCTCCATCCTGTTTAGTGGCGGACAGTTCTTGAtgggctggactggaccGCAACGTGACATCCATTGGATCGTCCCTTGTATCGGTCTCGTCATGTTGGGCACGGgtttcttcaccatcttccaaGCTGCGCTCAACTACCTGGTAGATACATTCCAGGCTTACGCCGCATCAGCTGTAGCGGCGAACACTTTCCTTCGATCATGCTTTGCTGGTGCCTTCCCGCTGGTTGTCGGACCTTTGTTCCACAACATTGGCGTCGGACCAGGCTCCAGTATTACTGGCGGATTTGCTGCGTTGCTGATCCCTGTACCGTTCTTCTTTTACAAGTATGGAAAACGAATCCGAGCCAGTTCCAAATGGTCAAAAGCATCTGTTTACGACTAA
- a CDS encoding amidohydrolase domain-containing protein — MLGKVALEEAFALPRMQEKTRWWASLFAVNPDQHAHEMTDITNTRIAYMDKHGVGYTLLSYTAPGVQDIWDSKEAQAFAVEINDYIAGAIKDHPDRFGALATLSMHDPAEAAAELKRCVTQLGFKGALVNDTQRAGADGDDMVFYDGPEWDVFWSTVTELDVPFYLHPRNPTGTIHDKLWAKRKWLIGPPLSFAQGVSLHLLGMVTNGVFDRHPKLQVIIGHLGEHIPFDLWRINHWFEDVKKPLGLDCKKTIREYFAQNIWITTSGHFSTPTLEYCITELGGADRILFSIDYPFESFGDACDWYDGVTLKNAEDVRKIGKDNAKKLFKLGAFKDSA; from the exons ATGCTCGGCAAAGTAGCTCTTGAGGAGGCATTCGCCTTACCTCGCATGcaggagaagacgaggtggTGGGCTTCGCTCTTCGCCGTCAACCCTGATCAACACGCACACGAGATGACAGATATTACCAACACACGCATCGCCTATATGGACAAGCATGGCGTTGGCTACACATTACTTTCTTACACAGCACCAGGTGTACAGGATATCTGGGACAGCaaagaagcacaagcatTTGCCGTTGAGATAAACGATTACATTGCTGGCGCCATCAAGGACCACCCCGATCGATTTGGCGCCTTGGC CACTCTCTCTATGCATGATCCTGCTGAAGCAGCGGCAGAGCTAAAACGATGTGTAACCCAACTGGGCTTCAAGGGCGCACTTGTCAATGACACACAGCGAGCTGGTgccgatggagatgacatggTTTTCTACGATGGACCTGAGTGGGATGTTTTCTGGTCCACCGTCACCGAATTAGACGTTCCATTCTACCTGCACCCCAGAAATCCCACTGGAACTATTCACGACAAGCTCTGGGCCAAGCGCAAGTGGCTCATTGGACCTCCGCTCAGCTTTGCTCAGGGTGTGAGCCTGCATCTCCTAGGCATGGTCACAAACGGTGTCTTTGACAGACATCCCAAGCTCCAAGTCATCATTGGCCACTTGGGAGAGCATATCCCCTTTGACCTGTGGAGAATTAACCACTGGTTCGAGGACGTTAAGAAGCCACTGGGTTTGGATTGCAAGAAGACGATTCGAGAATACTTTGCCCAGAACATCTGGATCACCACTAGCGGTCATTTCTCAACACCGACGTTGGAGTACTGCATCACAGAGCTTGGAGGTGCAGACCGCATCCTGTTCTCAATTGACTACCCGTTTGAGTCCTTTGGCGACGCTTGTGACTGGTATGATGGAGTTACCTTGAAGAATGCAGAGGATGTGAGGAAGATTGGAAAGGATAATGCGAAGAAGCTGTTCAAGCTGGGAGCTTTCAAAGACTCGGCATAA
- a CDS encoding fungal specific transcription factor domain-containing protein, whose protein sequence is MPRPKVHPSQRQRAAEACNFCRASKKRCSATVPCTACQRRGIGDSCYLTHRPRGSRRVPPRTRSSAPEQAPTSPSGGDGIPDSLDASLDQLPQESAWSRAGFGQAIAPEWCPEDDPASMDNDADADYQPLTPSDSRISMSDVTTNRSAHPPTQLPARPGSPALEPESHARMLLNLRGERVYIGEAASLSFLQLIRDTVTAQIGPSQFSHNEKRDSMLETEPSAVDSNGLEPANCNIDLEGSLLYARTFEAATGGLLDIFGSTEIEDILLKTGTDGAQSLNPCQHAAIDLVIAIGAQCKSPMDAQQIGPAYFRQAQQRAFAGMLEDPNIDMVRAFLLMAFYMLGHCRRNTAFMYLGIASRAAVALGMHSPHSYTDLKNPLCQLRLHIWMSLCVLDMLVCSILGRPPATAASRPDSRTASLFASYKILTIINESVDALYGKKVVSTGMVDSYLNKIEDWSKGLPSFLRNPLTSKGSPSQKAATDSIHVACLYYFAITLVTRPILISRLTSRRNSATPSSSPMASACLDAAVYLVQTCSEAHKSGLLLGNMCILKALIFAAGLILGFDMFAKRELDYEVEVTFRSAKDVLDFLGIQSPQASHYSEILGLLSNAITKRRMKLSSRPRSRYVGKLVSFSDGGDSSQDNITNDNEAMPLNNTGGLSVSVGEIGGVWSADLPAQSAEMDEDMLRGWDSLDLSQWDSFPFFNPRSFWP, encoded by the exons ATGCCGCGGCCAAAGGTTCACCCAAGTCAGCGTCAGCGTGCCGCTGAAGCATGCAACTTTTGCCGCGCGTCCAAGAAGCGGTGCAGTGCCACAGTCCCTTGTACTGCCTGCCAGAGACGCGGCATCGGAGACTCGTGCTATCTCACCCATCGGCCGCGAGGCTCCAGGAGGGTTCCGCCTCGGACAAGGAGCTCGGCCCCGGAGCAGGCCCCGACCTCACCGAGCGGTGGAGACGGTATCCCGGATAGCCTAGATGCCTCGCTGGACCAGCTTCCGCAAGAGTCTGCATGGAGCCGGGCCGGGTTTGGTCAGGCTATTGCTCCGGAGTGGTGCCCGGAGGATGATCCAGCTTCTATGGACaatgatgcagatgccgaTTACCAGCCGCTTACTCCGTCCGATTCCCGAATAAGCATGTCTGATGTGACCACGAACAGATCCGCACACCCACCGACGCAATTGCCAGCGAGGCCGGGGTCTCCAGCTCTAGAACCGGAGTCGCATGCCCGGATGCTACTGAATCTACGAGGGGAACGAG TCTATATCGGCGAGGCTGCATCTCTATCGTTTCTTCAGCTCATCAGAGATACTGTGACGGCTCAAATTGGGCCCTCCCAATTTTCTCACAATGAGAAGCGTGATAGTATGCTAGAGACAGAGCCCTCGGCTGTTGACTCGAATGGTTTAGAGCCAGCCAATTGCAATATAGACTTAGAGGGCAGTCTACTCTACGCCCGCACCTTCGAAGCTGCT ACTGGTGGGCTTCTAGATATCTTTGGGTCAACAGAAATAGAGGATATTCTGTTAAAGACTGGAACCGATGGGGCTCAGTCTCTCAACCCATGCCAACATGCCGCCATTGACCTTGTGATAGCCATCGGCGCTCAATGCAAATCTCCAATGGATGCGCAACAGATCGGACCAGCTTATTTTCGTCAAGCACAGCAGCGTGCATTCGCCGGCATGCTAGAGGATCCAAATATTGACATGGTTCGTGCCTTTCTTCTAATGGCCTTTTATATGCTTGGTCACTGTCGAAGAAATACTGCATTCATGTACTTGGGGATTGCATCGCGAGCTGCAGTTGCTCTTGGAATGCACAGCCCACATTCTTACACGGACTTGAAAAATCCATTGTGCCAGTTGAG GCTGCACATTTGGATGAGTCTATGCGTCTTGGATATGCTAGTATGCTCTATACTCGGGAGGCCACCTGCAACTGCTG CTTCGCGACCCGATTCACGCACTGCAAGTCTGTTTGCGTCGTACAAAATACTCACAATCATTAATGAAAGCGTCGATGCCCTATACGGGAAGAAAGTTGTGTCCACAGGGATGGTGGACTCCTATTTGAACAAAATTGAAGACTGGAGTAAAGGTCTTCCCAGCTTTCTCCGTAACCCTCTGACATCTAAGGGCTCTCCGTCGCAAAAAGCCGCCACGGACAGCATACACGTCGCTTGCCTCTACTACTTTGCCATCACTCTTGTCACTCGGCCTATACTTATATCCAGGCTCACGTCTCGCCGCAATTCTGCGACACCTTCGTCTTCACCCATGGCATCCGCCTGCCTTGATGCGGCAGTATATCTAGTACAGACATGCTCGGAGGCACACAAGTCAGGGTTACTGCTTGGCAATATGTGTATATTAAA GGCCTTGATATTCGCTGCTGGGCTTATCCTTGGATTTGACATGTTTGCGAAAAGAGAGCTAGATTACGAGGTTGAAGTAACCTTCCGCAGCGCCAAAGACGTCCTCGACTTCTTGGGCATTCAAAGCCCCCAAGCCAGCCATTACTCAGAAATTCTAGGCCTTCTATCCAATGCAATCACGAAACGACGGATGAAACTGTCTTCACGCCCTCGAAGTAGGTATGTTGGAAAGTTGGTATCTTTTAGCGACGGAGGAGACTCTAGTCAAGACAACATCACGAACGACAATGAGGCTATGCCTCTTAATAACACTGGAGGGCTTTCGGTTTCAGTTGGAGAAATTGGTGGAGTCTGGAGCGCCGATCTACCTGCGCAATCtgcagagatggatgaagataTGTTACGAGGATGGGATAGTTTGGACTTGTCACAGTGGGATagttttccctttttcaaCCCAAGGTCGTTCTGGCCCTGA